In Fibrobacter sp. UWR4, the sequence ACGAGTACAAGACGGTTCGAATCGGACCTTACGAGTGGATTGCGGAAAACTTGTTGGATGCTACCACCGCGTTCGAGAACTACGACATGTGCTACGACAACGACCGTAACAACTGCAAGACCGATGGCCGCTTGTTCAGGGATTATACAAGGAACAATATGTGCCCTACCGGATTTGTAGTGCCGTCTTCTGCGGATTACAGGTACCTGCTGCGTGTCACGAGCGATCTCACCGATGCCGGGCTCGGGTTCAATCCCCAAATGGCGGGTTTCTGCAGGCGCGGTACCTTCGATATGGATTCGCTAGGTTGCTCCGACAAGGGTAAAAGGACTTACCTGCTGACAAACAACGACAGCATGTTTGTCGTTGGCAAGGATGGCAAGGCGCGCATGATGGAATCAGAGTTTTACGGTTTCTACTCGCTGCGTTGCGTCAGAAAATTGTCGTTTGTAGAAAACGAAAAACAGTTGCCCATTTGCAATGCCGAGACGGAAGATGACTTTGGCGATATTTTCGTGGCGGGTGCGGGCAAGAACTACTCTTGCGAAGGTGGCAAATGGGTCAAGGGGAGCGACTCCGATTGTTCTTGGGGCGACCGCGGCGAACTTCATTACTACGGAGATTCGCTGTACGTCTGCAACGGCTCCTGGACGATCGCCACAATGAACGAGGCTGGCGCTGCATGCGCCGATGAAAACGACGGCGATGTACGCGAACTGAATGGCAAGAAGTTTATATGTAAAGATTCCTCCTGGCGTGAACTCAACGCAGTTGAAAAATCCATTGGGCTTTGCACCGCAAAAAACATTGGCGCCATCGATACAATTCCCGCGAAGGATTTGCTGGAATATTACTACTGCGACACTACGGGCTGGCGCACTGCGCGCCTTGCGGACTATGTCGGCAAATGCAACGATAGCAAGTTCTACAGTGTCTTTGAACTCAACGATATAAAGTACACCTGCCGCACCGACAGCACTTGGGAAAAGTTCACGACTCTCGAAAATTTCATCGGGCTTTGCACTCCTAAAAAATTAGGCGTCATCGACACCGTTAAAAAGGGCGAAAGCATCGACCCGTACTTCTGCGATTCCACCGGTTGGCGCGTGGCTAAACTTGCAGACTACACGGGTGCTTGCGACGACACCAAACTCAACAAAGTCATTAATTTCGGCTCAGTGTCCTACGCCTGCCGTTCCAACGGCGCCTGGACCAAAATGACCGCCGTAGAACAGGAACTGGGCATTTGCGAACCGAAAAGGTACAACGACATCGACACCATCGACATAGGCGTTTACGCCTGCGACAGTAGTGGATGGCACACCGCAGGCGTTAGCGATTACTACGGCAAGTGCACCGAACTCAAAATCAACACGATCGTGGATTATAAGGGAACCGGCTACGCCTGTGTAGAACCGCCCACCTGGACGCAAATCGACAACGTCACCAAAAAGCTGGGATTCTGCACCAAGGACATCCGGGGAATCATAAAGGACTACGACGGCACGCCCTACATTTGCGACTCCAAGTGGCGCACGGCCACCCAGGCGGAATTCCTGGCGGAATGCACCGAAGAAAACGAGGGCTCCACCAAGAAGTTCATCAACACAAGTTACGGCTGCAGGAATTTAAAGTGGATCAAGTTCAAAGCCGTCGACGATTCCCTCGGTTTCTGCTCCAAGAAATTACTAAACGAAATCAAGTCCACCGTCAAAAAAACATCGTACAAATGCCTGGACACCGGTTGGACCAAGTACACTCCGGAGGTCGCCTTTGGAAAATGCAACGATGCTTTCCGAAGCGAGCATAAAAAAGAAATTTTTAAACTTGGCGACGAAGAGTATGTCTGCTGGATTACCGGTTGGCGTACTCCGCAGGCGACGCTCAAGTTGGAGGAATGCACCGCGGCCAAGGTGGGGACTTTCGAGGAGTATCTCGGAGACACGTACTACTGCTCTCCGAAGAAGAACTGGATAGAGGTGGTTGGCCCTGAACTTGAACACGGCCTCTGCGAAGATGGAAGAACCGATATCGTCACCTACAACGGAAAGAAATACGGTTGTTTTCGCGAAGCTATGAATTACGATCGAATTTACTACAATGTAGTTGAATTCAAGTGGCGCGAAGAGACTGAATTGGACAGGGCGATGGGATTCTGCCATAGTTTCGGCATGGAATGGAAAAAATACAATGGCCTGGACTATGTCTGCGATCGTGATCAAATGGGCTGGAAAAACAGCACCTTCTGGGCAATGTACACAGCCTGCGATGACAGATACCCGTATAAATACGGCGTAACCGTCGGTTTCAAAGATTCTCTATTCTACTGCGACGAACTCGTTGAACCCATTACCAGCGAATACGCGGGCTGGCACATAATCACCCCCATCGACGAAGAAAAGGGTCCCTGCCGTAAGGATATTTTCGAAGAAACTATCCTCTTTAATAGCCAGGAATACAAGTGTGGGAAGACTTATGATCGGCCGGACAGCGTTTATAGGTGGTTGCCGCAGGAATAGGAATAATTCTGTGGAAAAAACTGTTGGCAGGATTCCATTGATCTATATGTTCGTGGACCAGACTCCGCCGATTCTCTACGAGTAATGTTATACGTAGAAGATTCTTTATTTTTTGATGAAAATGCATCCGAATTTTATGCTGATCACCATTATATAAGCAAAGATTTTTTTGATACGATTGTCTTGAACAAAGAAATCCTATTGAGAGTCGGAGTTTATTGTAACGACAAATGGGTTTGGAGCGATAGTCTAAAGTACCGCACAAAAGCTAATGTCATCAACGATATAGGTGTTTTTCCTCCAGACAATGGGAAATTACCCGCCAGAGAAAATGTTGCCTTCAGCGGCACTGCAATAGAAACTTGCCCTGAATTGCGTTATTTCATGTTTTCAAGATGGTCAAGAAAACCTCGCTATGAACATTGCGAAGCAAGCGACTACTGATTTTTGGGCTGAAACAGGCTTTGGCGCCGTAGCTTTCTAATAGCAACTAAACAATAATCATTCAGCAATACAACTTGGCTTGACATAGCCCAAAGGCAGGCTGTGTCAAGTCGGCTAGTCTCTTCAAAAAAGAAATAAGAATAAACGGTGGTATATTTCCGTAGCTTAAATAAACTAGATTTCGGGCATAACGAGGTAAGGTAAGTGCTGATTGAAGAAGTTAAGAAATCTATCAAGGGCGCAGGCTTCAAGGACGGAGACAAGATGCCCTCTGTCCGCAAGATGGCTCAGCAGTTGAATCTTTCCGTGACCACGGTTCATAAGGTCTACAAGGAGCTTGCCTCCGAAGGAACCATCAAGCTGGTCCAGGGCAAGGGTTGCTTCTGGGGTACCGTTCCTACGGCTTCCGTCATACAGGTTGATGACGTTTATTCCGTGATCGAGAAACAGTTCCAGAAGGATCTGGAAAGTGGTTTTATCAATGCCTTCGAGCAGCTTCCCTCGCCGGGGAATCTTTCTATCCGTTACCGGGTTTCTCCCTACATCGTCAAGAAGTTTTTGAACCAGAAGGTTGAACAGGGAATCCTGATTCGTAATGGCCGCAGGATGTTCTTTAACGAGGAACGTTCCGTGGACCCTTCCAACTACATCCTGTTTATCCATCGTTCCGATGACAAGGGCAGAATGTGTATCCAGTCGGAACGTGAATCCGACGTATTTCGCACCTTGGCCCGCATTGCCGGCGAGCAGAATATTGTGGTACATTTCGTAAGCTATAACGAAAAGCGGGATAAACTCTACCATCCCGATGGAAGCAGTTTCATAGTCAAGAACGATTCCCGCTGTCTGGGCGCCTTTCTCTCTACCTGGCTGGTGGATGATCCCCAGCGCCTGTTCGCCCATTTCGCCCATTTCGATAACCCTATTTCCGTGTGGTGGGAATATTCCCCCGATTCCGTCCCCTTGAGTGTACGCAACAAGAAAAAGTGGGCCTTTTACAACGTGGCGTTCGGCAAGGAGGCTGGCGTCATCGTTGGTAACTACCTGAAGAAAAAGGGGGTGGGCCCTGTCCACTACGTCTCCCCCTA encodes:
- a CDS encoding FISUMP domain-containing protein, with the translated sequence MPFFMTACGDSGSDSDFEDPSGTDEICEDDFCDSESSDSDGKSAGKNSSSAESSSSFQKKEADISASSYRDSALVGEEYKSDLGMMNIVNGTIYDSTYNHEYKTVRIGPYEWIAENLLDATTAFENYDMCYDNDRNNCKTDGRLFRDYTRNNMCPTGFVVPSSADYRYLLRVTSDLTDAGLGFNPQMAGFCRRGTFDMDSLGCSDKGKRTYLLTNNDSMFVVGKDGKARMMESEFYGFYSLRCVRKLSFVENEKQLPICNAETEDDFGDIFVAGAGKNYSCEGGKWVKGSDSDCSWGDRGELHYYGDSLYVCNGSWTIATMNEAGAACADENDGDVRELNGKKFICKDSSWRELNAVEKSIGLCTAKNIGAIDTIPAKDLLEYYYCDTTGWRTARLADYVGKCNDSKFYSVFELNDIKYTCRTDSTWEKFTTLENFIGLCTPKKLGVIDTVKKGESIDPYFCDSTGWRVAKLADYTGACDDTKLNKVINFGSVSYACRSNGAWTKMTAVEQELGICEPKRYNDIDTIDIGVYACDSSGWHTAGVSDYYGKCTELKINTIVDYKGTGYACVEPPTWTQIDNVTKKLGFCTKDIRGIIKDYDGTPYICDSKWRTATQAEFLAECTEENEGSTKKFINTSYGCRNLKWIKFKAVDDSLGFCSKKLLNEIKSTVKKTSYKCLDTGWTKYTPEVAFGKCNDAFRSEHKKEIFKLGDEEYVCWITGWRTPQATLKLEECTAAKVGTFEEYLGDTYYCSPKKNWIEVVGPELEHGLCEDGRTDIVTYNGKKYGCFREAMNYDRIYYNVVEFKWREETELDRAMGFCHSFGMEWKKYNGLDYVCDRDQMGWKNSTFWAMYTACDDRYPYKYGVTVGFKDSLFYCDELVEPITSEYAGWHIITPIDEEKGPCRKDIFEETILFNSQEYKCGKTYDRPDSVYRWLPQE
- a CDS encoding GntR family transcriptional regulator, with the translated sequence MLIEEVKKSIKGAGFKDGDKMPSVRKMAQQLNLSVTTVHKVYKELASEGTIKLVQGKGCFWGTVPTASVIQVDDVYSVIEKQFQKDLESGFINAFEQLPSPGNLSIRYRVSPYIVKKFLNQKVEQGILIRNGRRMFFNEERSVDPSNYILFIHRSDDKGRMCIQSERESDVFRTLARIAGEQNIVVHFVSYNEKRDKLYHPDGSSFIVKNDSRCLGAFLSTWLVDDPQRLFAHFAHFDNPISVWWEYSPDSVPLSVRNKKKWAFYNVAFGKEAGVIVGNYLKKKGVGPVHYVSPYHGSFWSRARLQGLQESGLEVVPLVDDRFASPFDLKSYTNAEGLDSQVFLDQMVENLLGDVSLKYFVCANDWVATTLIDYFKSKGEKLPYVIGFDDTIDSYRYVFDSFAFNVGTMVKEALYHIVAPTIYAEQRRQMQAPLGRVISKNF